Within the Salvia hispanica cultivar TCC Black 2014 chromosome 4, UniMelb_Shisp_WGS_1.0, whole genome shotgun sequence genome, the region TGGGTTGGATAAGTTGTCCCCTCGCTCCATTAAATGTGTTTTTCTTGGTTATTCTAGAACCAAAAGGGATACCGATGTTTTGATCCTCTGCAGACGTCACCTTCTTTGAGTTTCAgccttattttactaattctCAAACTAAGCCAACCAGCCAGTTAGATCCTACTCCTTTGCCTGCACAAACTTTTGTATCTTCTATGCCTTCTGCTCCTCCTTTACAGGTCTATACACGACGTCATCGACCTGCAACAACCCTTGAAGCCCCTGAAACAGAACCAAATACAGGCTCATGTCCACTGTCACAATCATCTTCGCCTCCAGCTTCTGAAGATGCAGTTCCTCCTGATGAGTTACCCATAGCCATTCGCAAAGGTAAACGAAGTTGTACCACCTGTGTCTAATCATGTTTCCTTTACTCGATTAAATGCTCATTTTCGTGCCTTTGCTCTTTGTCTTTTATCTACAGTTATTCCAACTTCTTACCAAGAGGCACTTAAACACCCTCTATGGCGAGCCGCTATGGATGAGGAGATGCAAGCTCTCTTGAGTCGTGGTACTTGGATATTGGTACATGCCCCTAATTGGGTAGATATTGTATCTTGTCGTTGGGTGTTTACCATAAAATTTCTTGCTGATGGTAGTATTGATCGATACAAAGCTCGGCTTGTGGCCAAAGGATACACACAAACTTATGGTATTGACTACTTTGAGACGTTCTCGCCCACTGCTCGTATGAACTCAATCCGAATTCTTTTCTCTTTGGCTGTTAATCTTTCGTGGCCCATGTACCAGCTTGATGTGAAGAATGCTTTTTTGTATGGGGATTTGACTCCGATGGTCTTTATGGAGCAACCTCCGGGATATGTTGCTAAGGGGGAGGATGCTACTAAGGTTCGTTGTCTCAAAAAGGCAATTTATGGCCTTAAACAAAGTCCCAAGGCGTGGTTTGATAAGTTCAGCAGTGTTCTTGGAACTATTGGTTTTAAGCAATGCAAGTCTGATCATTCGGTCTTTGTGCGACATCAAGCATCGGGTATTGTCATTCTCATTgtgtatgttgatgatatacTCATATTTGGAAGTGATGTTCGTGGAATTGAGGAAACTAAGAAATATTTGCATCAACATTTTGTTATCAAGGATCTGGGGAGTCCTAAGTATTTCTTCGGAATTGAAATTGCACACGAAAATTCTGGAATGTCTCTATCTCAGCAAAAGTATGCTACAGATTTACTGAAAGAAACTGGACTACTTGGAACAAAGCCTGTTGATGCTCCTATGGAGGTTGATCCAAGTGTTTGGGATGATAGTGGAGAATTCTTGGAGGATAAAGCTAAGTATAGACGTCTAGTTGGAAAACTTATCTACTTGACAGTAACAAGGCCTGATATTTCCTTTGATGTTGGTTTAGCCAGTCGTTTTCTGGATAAGCCTAAGCAAGTTCACTGGGATGCTATATCAAGAAATCTCCCGGCAAAGGattgttatttaaaaagaatggTCATCTAAAAATTGAAGGATATTCTGATGCTGATTATGCTGTTTCTAAGTCTGATAGAAAGTCTACTTCTGGATATTGCACCTACTTGGGAGAAACCTGGTAACTTGGCGAAGTAAGAAACAACATACTGTTGCGAGATCGTCTGTCGTGGCCGAGTATAGAGCTATGGCTCATACTGCTACTGAGATGATTGGAGTCAAGAATCTACTTGGAGAATTGGGGTTCACTTTCGATGAATACCGATGCATTGTGATAACCAGGCTGCAATCTATATTGCGAACAATCCGGTTTTTCATTAAAGGACTAAACATATTGAAGTTGATTGTCATTTCATTCGAGAGTGTGTTTTGAATCAGAcaattactactcccttcaCTTCATCGTCCAACCAGATTGCTGATATCTTTACAAAACCGTTGTCTGGAAGCGTTTCTCGGAACTTTGTATCAAGCTGGACATGATCAATATATATGGTCCagcttgagggggagtgttaatatattatatgtattatGTCCCACATCGGAGATGTAACATAGCCTAGCTTAGTCtcttgtactatatatatgtggccTATGTTTACTAATGAATATATAACTACTTTCTCCACTATGTAtctatattttacttttctacATGTACATAAGTTTTTAGAagtgaaaaaaagtagagaaaaaaaatagaagaaaagatgaaataagagagataatgtgttggttttttttataaaaaaaggaaatgtacCACTTATAGTAAAACGacctaaaaaggaatatgtcCCTTATAATGgtacagagggagtagtaattgtTTAAACCGTGTGACATTTAAGTACACTAATACACAGAGTACATAAGTAGGAAGAGATCAAACACTTGACCCTTATTTTTACCTAGTAGAGAAtagtaatactagtatttacgAGTTTTTTTTGGTGTATCTGGACAAAGGATGCTATACATTTTAGTATTTGGTTTCTGATCAAAGCTGTGGTATTTGATTAAGTATAAGTAAATACTACTTTGAATATTACTAATGAGTGATTTATCATTTAGATAACAAAAAGAGTTCATCAAACAGTACAATAATATCATTAGTAAATCGTACAAGAACTTAAAGGGCCTATTCTGcctaaacaaaaacaaaggaACTTGTATGAATTATAGACAAGTTCCATCATCATCGTTGTTGTTGTCGTCATCATCAACGTCATGCAAAAGAAGAACATTTCTTTCATTGATTTAGATTTGACAGATGTTCAACACTAGAGCTTGATCTGATGCTGTATTCTGCCACCAGCTTGGCAAACAGAGATGACTTATCCTCCAACAGCTTCTCCGGCGACTCGTATTCCTTGAGCAATCCTGCACCACACAAACATAACCAACTCAATCCCAATTAAATCATATTCACACACTGCTCAAGCCACAACACACATACCGTTATCTAACAACACAACCATGTCGCTATCCAGCACGGACGTTATCCTGTGTGCAATCGTTATAACTGTCGAGTCACAGAAATGGTTCCTGAGGGTCTGTTGGATCAGGTTATCAGTCGCTGTGTCAACAGACGCTGTTGCCTCATCGAGCACAAGGACCTTGCTTTTCTTCAGGAGCACGCGCCCGAGGCAAACCAGCTGCCTTTGTCCCACGCTCCAGTTCTCTCCATTCTCAGACACTGTTTCACCACAATTCAATCTTATCGAGTAAATAAACAAGTCGaacaaagaagaagaacaatCAGTAAGCGATATTAACCTGCAAAATCAAGTTTCTCTGGCTTTTTCCTGACCTCGTCACCAAGCTGGCATTTGTCCAAAGCCTAAATAACAACAGAAACAAGACATTTAGCCAACACGCAAATCATGAGTACGAATTATCAACTAAACCAAACGGACCTCCCATATCTGCTCATCAGTATACTCTTCAAGGGGGTCGAGGTTAGTTCGAACAGTTCCCTCAAACATTGTTGGATCTTGTGGGATTATGCTCAACTTGGATCGTAAATCATGAAGTCCAATAACTGCTATATTGATACCATCGATCAGTATCTGTCCGACTGTTGGCTCTACAATTCGGAAGAGTGTCTGAATAAGTGTTGATTTGCCACTTCCTGTTCTTCCTACTATACCAGTCCTCTTCCCTCCAAAGAAAGTACATGTTAGGCCTCGTAGCACGAAGGGCAAGTGAGGAGCGTAACGAACCTACAACAACAGCAGTAATGTCAGCACAACGACAACTAAAGCATTTTGAAACAGCACACAACAATGCAGCCCATCGCAAAAATCACCTGAAGGTCTTGGATATTAACTTCTCCTTGGGTAGGCCAGCAACTCTGCGGCCTGTTCGACTCAATGACAAGAGGAGGCTCACTTGGAAGTGAAGTATACTGAAGTATTCTTTCAACAGATATGATTTTGTTCTCCATAAAGCAAAGGTTCCAAACAACCCAGGcttgatacatatttaaattaaggcCATAAGTCACTGCCAAACCAGCAATACCTGCATTGCAATTTAATGAGTATAACATCTTTGAACAAAGTCAGCGCGTAAGTTTTAGTATATGGTATATTTGCACAACACTCACTTGGATCAATAGTTCCTTCTGGAAGTGTAATCAGGAAAATCAGTGCACAGGTAAACGTCATGAGAGACAACACATCCAGACGAAGGCATAGCCATTCCATCGCACCAGCTGTATGAAATTTTGGTCGTGAGTATCCATCTATCAGCCTCAAGCTAATGTCTCGGAATCGAGATTCTTGATCGAAACTTCTAATGGTGATTGCTCCGGATAGCGTTTCTGAGAAGTGTTGTATGACTGGAGCTTTGCTCACTCCACAAAGTCGGGAAAGTTCTCGTGCAGCAGCTATGTAATAACGCTGGAAAGGAAAATACTGAATTAACAAATCATCGAATTGTATTCAACTTCATGCTAGCATCTACCTATTCATATAATAACCAACATAATTTGAAGACAGAGACATCTGAAAGCATAGTAAAAGGAATTCAATGACTTTACCTGCAACAATATGCAAATTGCAATTACTggaatgaaaatgaataagACCTGCCAAGCTACTTGAGTCATGACAGCAACAACTCCTAGAAGCTGAATCAAGGAAAAAGAGAATTGCGCAATGATACCCATGTTCAAATCAACAGCGCTTTGGTCCGTAGATACCTGGCAAAGAACAAAGCGTTCATCAAAAGTTACTCCTTAAGCAGCTTTACTTCCAAGAGAGTTTCAGTCAGtgttcataaaaattaaagaaaccATATGAGTATATCATAAGCTAAAAGAAAATAGCATTGTCACATACTCTATTCAAAATCCGCCCACTTGGAGTGGAATCAAAGAAAGACATGGGTGCACGGAATATGCAGAGGTGCATCTTGTTAAAGAGTATCTTTGCAGTCTTGTAGGTCATGGTCACAACAGATATTGACCTTCCCAAAACGCAAAAAGAACTTCCAACAGACAGAGCAACGTAGACGAGGATAAGGGTAGAGCCTCCAACTGGAGGTGCTTCATCCTTGGAGACAGGAGTTGCCCATGCCATCCAATAATTGCTTCCAATTTGAAGTACCTGAAATGCAACCTGAGCTAGCAAAGCAACGAGTGCCAGGAGTCCGCCATACGATGTTGTAATATAGCTCCAATAAACTGACAGTCCAACACTTCCTTTCactctttcttcatcttgAACAAGCTGGCCCTTTGTTTCCTCATTCTTGTTATCATTTCCAAGTTTCTTCGATTCCTGTCTCTGCAAACCAGGCTTAGCATTTGCAGAGCTACTTCCCTCACCATTCGCTGATTTCTCGGTACTAATAGAGTCGAGAGCTGATAAAGCCTCCTCGTGTGCACCAACAAGTTCCATAAAATCGCTTCCTGATTTGAGAATATCGTTGTACCTGCCCGCTTGTTTAATCTGTCCTTCTTTCATAACCTGATGAGTAAAAGATATGCCATATGTTACATGAttaaagcaagaaaaaaaatcaacaatttaGAGATGAACAACTCACCAGAATAAGGTCAGCAGCAGGCAGAAACTCGACTTGATGAGTAACATAAATAATGGTTTTGGAATTCAGAAGCCCCATGATGCATTCCTGGCATATCATATAAATCATGTTAGTACGTGAATTGGACCCAAAAACAAGAGCCGTAGTGGAATTAAGAAGACAATCAACAACTATCATCTTAAAAAAgtatcataaatttatatatacatataaaaagaaatgaggAGCATGTTGTGCTTACATTGAAAAGATGAGTGCCTGTATGTGCATCCacagcactgaatggatcatcaaatatataaatatcggCATCTTGGTAAAGAGCTCGCGCAATCTGTATCCTCTGCTTCTGTCCACCACTCATGTTGATTCCCCTCTCACCAATAACAGTTTGATCCCCAAAAGGTAGAATCTCCAGGTCTTTATTCAGCGAGCATGCTTCAAGGACCCTATTGTATCGCTGTCTATCCATTTCTTTACCAAACAGTATATTTTCCTCTATTTTTCCGCTTTGTATCCAAGCGGACTGAGCAACATAGGCTTTTGTGCCTGAAAGACTAACCGCTCCagatatttttggtatttccccCAAAATACTGGAAAGTAAGCTAGACTTTCCAGAACCAACCATGCCACAAACTGCAACCCTCATTCCACGCGACACTCTAAAACTAATATCTCTCAATGTAGGACTAGAAGAAGATGCATCCCAAGAGAAGTTTCCATCTATTACCTCAATGGCAATATCAGAACTACCAACCGGAAGCTTCTCCACAACATCTGGTGGCAGGTCGTCAAGAGAAAGGAATGACGCAATTCGATCCAGAGAAACTTTAGCCTGAACAATCATGGATATTGTATCTGGTAGATTGTAAATTGGCTCTTGAAGAATCCTAAAGGTTGCCAGCGCCGATAGTATCTTTCCTGACTCGAGTGGGATTCCCATCAACATACAAGCACCAAAAGTTACCACAGACACGAACGTAGGAGCACCCCAAAAGAGAAAAGTAGTTATCGCTGTGGTATAAAGGTATCTTGCCAACCACCTGGCTTCTACACTCCTAAATTCCTGAATTCTAGAGAGAAACCGCAACTCCCACGCCTGTAGTTTAAGGATTCTCATGTTCCTCAAAACTTCCGAAGTTGCCTTCATCCTTTTATCTTTAGATTTCATTAGCCCATCCTGAAATTTCTCCTGCAATTTCCCAAGTGGGACATTTGCTAGCATGACAACAACAGTAGCAGCAAGTGCAACTATTGAAGCAAGCCCTAGATTTTtatacaatataattaatgctaAGACAACCTGCAGAATCACTATCCATGGATCGTGCATATACCAACCAAATTCACCTATCCTCTCAGCATCAACTGccatgaaattaataatttcccCCGTTGTATGTTCATTCTTAGATTGACATGAAAGCGTCAATCccttattatatattttggcaACTAATGCTGCTCTTGCCCTATAACCCCCCTGTTGAACCCTGAAAAACCAATGTCTCACTGCAAAGCACTCGAACATCTTTGCGATGGTAAATGCAGAAACTAATATATATCCCTCATTTGCAAAATGCCTACTTCCATTCAAGTACTGGACAAAGATATCAATGAGGTAAGGGCCAACATAAGAAGCCGACGTGTAAATCAACCCACAAATACCAGAAATTGCAACCTCCCTCCAAGCGGTAAAAAACAACCCTTTTGCCAGCATGGCCGCAGTGACTCGTTTACTTCCTCCACTATATGACTCCAGCTTATCATTCAAAACTGGAAACGCCTCTCTAGTAGTGTCCAAGCCGGCAAGCTGAGGAACATCCTCGAGATCCAAGGTTTTCTTGTACCCTTTCGCGATTAAAGGACCCATCCACGAGAAAGTAAAGAGACTATAAACACCAGCACTGCCATAAGGGGTCACAGTCTCGTCCCCTTTGGCCGCCGGCGTCTCAGACTCTATACCATTCCTAGACCTATCATGCAAAAGGGGTTCTTCAAGGATAGTGTTCTCATCCTCCCTTTTCGAACCCCAAAACCCAGTGAAACAGAACACTATACTCATAAGGACTGAAACAACATCAGAGGCCCAAAATAGAGTCGACAAATTTTTGGCTTTTTCGAAATAAAGAACGTCTGTTACAAGGCAATAACAAGACACACAAAAGAACACCCCCCACCAAAGCCTCAGAACGAGGGGATAATTGGTTTCTTTCGAATTCGAGAAATAGACATgcaagaagagaaagagacaCAACCAAGAAAGTGTTTTGACAGCCAAGTCTGATAAAGTTAGGGTCTTTTCATCACTCCAGCCATTTGCATACCAGTAGAAGAGGTTCAAAATGCATAGAGTGAGATTAAAGAGTGAAAGGCCTAAAGAGGAGAAAAGGGTTGTTTTGTAGTATGAGACATTTCTATGTTTATGGTTTTCATCGTCGTTTCTCCTAAATTTCATGTGAAGCCACGAAACGAGTacaatgaaaaacaaaagcaagTGCAAGGAGGTCGTCAAGAAACGCAATACGAGTGGACTGattagagaggaaaaaaggCGGGAACTAGAGAGGAAAACAGACATACCAGCTGCCATGAGGtaagatgaaattgaagatgGAATCCTATTTTTGTGAGTGTGTAGAGTGACTGATGAATGAAAGAATAAGTTGGCATATCTCCTTTATATACTACTTGAGTTCATCAATGCATCATCCATCCAATAGCAAACGAGTCGTCGTTGATAATTTgcaaattttgtttgattgtgATTTCCCTGTAGAAAGGGAGAAGAAAAGATAGTGCTTTAGTCATAGTTTTGTCCCACCATTATTAACAAGATAAAAGTCAAGAAAGTGATGTTTTGCTTGGGCAGCAAAAAACTTGGTGGGCAAGGCTATGGTGGAAATTGAAAAGTTGGAGGAAACCAAGAGGAAAGGCTATCTGATTTTGTTCAATAATTATGTTATCATGTGAGAGTTTAGATTAAAAAGGTCCACTTTTTTATTGGTTTTGTAGATAATATCATGGAAATGTGTGTTAGCTGTCCCCATTCATGGAAAATAAGCATAAGAAGTTACATAGAGTGATAGACTCAAGTAATATGAGTATTACATAATGATTTAGTGGGTTAGTTTATCATTGATAGAGTCAAAGCAGTATGGCAGTCCATGGCGGTTCGCCCGAGAAATGCCACAGGGATATGGCGTATCGGTATGGCGGGATATAGCggtcattaattaaatatataaaataatatttatatattcatatataattcaaaaaattagaaaataataaaaatataacattaaaaactctaaaaatatgtaataaagcataaaatagaaagcaattatataaaagtcTAGTAATTAAAGTCTTTAGTTCAAGTGttcaacaaaacataaaaccATGATAAGCTCAATAGACATCAATCATCAAGCTCAACATAGTCTTCTagttcatcatcatcactatCATCGGCATCCATTTCATCTTCATCCTCCATTGCTCCATCCTCTTGATCTCCACTTACACAAGTGGCTGGGCGGTGGCTGAGTGGGGTTTAGGAGGCAGATTGTAAATAGGAGCGGCTGAAGGGTGCTGGGCTgctggcggcggcggcgagtGGCTGGGCGGCAGATTGTGGAAGGAGTAGCCGTTGGTtgaattagggtt harbors:
- the LOC125223120 gene encoding ABC transporter C family member 3-like → MAAGMSVFLSSSRLFSSLISPLVLRFLTTSLHLLLFFIVLVSWLHMKFRRNDDENHKHRNVSYYKTTLFSSLGLSLFNLTLCILNLFYWYANGWSDEKTLTLSDLAVKTLSWLCLFLFLHVYFSNSKETNYPLVLRLWWGVFFCVSCYCLVTDVLYFEKAKNLSTLFWASDVVSVLMSIVFCFTGFWGSKREDENTILEEPLLHDRSRNGIESETPAAKGDETVTPYGSAGVYSLFTFSWMGPLIAKGYKKTLDLEDVPQLAGLDTTREAFPVLNDKLESYSGGSKRVTAAMLAKGLFFTAWREVAISGICGLIYTSASYVGPYLIDIFVQYLNGSRHFANEGYILVSAFTIAKMFECFAVRHWFFRVQQGGYRARAALVAKIYNKGLTLSCQSKNEHTTGEIINFMAVDAERIGEFGWYMHDPWIVILQVVLALIILYKNLGLASIVALAATVVVMLANVPLGKLQEKFQDGLMKSKDKRMKATSEVLRNMRILKLQAWELRFLSRIQEFRSVEARWLARYLYTTAITTFLFWGAPTFVSVVTFGACMLMGIPLESGKILSALATFRILQEPIYNLPDTISMIVQAKVSLDRIASFLSLDDLPPDVVEKLPVGSSDIAIEVIDGNFSWDASSSSPTLRDISFRVSRGMRVAVCGMVGSGKSSLLSSILGEIPKISGAVSLSGTKAYVAQSAWIQSGKIEENILFGKEMDRQRYNRVLEACSLNKDLEILPFGDQTVIGERGINMSGGQKQRIQIARALYQDADIYIFDDPFSAVDAHTGTHLFNECIMGLLNSKTIIYVTHQVEFLPAADLILVMKEGQIKQAGRYNDILKSGSDFMELVGAHEEALSALDSISTEKSANGEGSSSANAKPGLQRQESKKLGNDNKNEETKGQLVQDEERVKGSVGLSVYWSYITTSYGGLLALVALLAQVAFQVLQIGSNYWMAWATPVSKDEAPPVGGSTLILVYVALSVGSSFCVLGRSISVVTMTYKTAKILFNKMHLCIFRAPMSFFDSTPSGRILNRVSTDQSAVDLNMGIIAQFSFSLIQLLGVVAVMTQVAWQVLFIFIPVIAICILLQRYYIAAARELSRLCGVSKAPVIQHFSETLSGAITIRSFDQESRFRDISLRLIDGYSRPKFHTAGAMEWLCLRLDVLSLMTFTCALIFLITLPEGTIDPSIAGLAVTYGLNLNMYQAWVVWNLCFMENKIISVERILQYTSLPSEPPLVIESNRPQSCWPTQGEVNIQDLQVRYAPHLPFVLRGLTCTFFGGKRTGIVGRTGSGKSTLIQTLFRIVEPTVGQILIDGINIAVIGLHDLRSKLSIIPQDPTMFEGTVRTNLDPLEEYTDEQIWEALDKCQLGDEVRKKPEKLDFAVSENGENWSVGQRQLVCLGRVLLKKSKVLVLDEATASVDTATDNLIQQTLRNHFCDSTVITIAHRITSVLDSDMVVLLDNGLLKEYESPEKLLEDKSSLFAKLVAEYSIRSSSSVEHLSNLNQ